Proteins from one Gallus gallus isolate bGalGal1 chromosome 17, bGalGal1.mat.broiler.GRCg7b, whole genome shotgun sequence genomic window:
- the PSMD5 gene encoding 26S proteasome non-ATPase regulatory subunit 5, which yields MAEAVVELLERAARREAPLEELRALRLAVQAVPPAALRARLSDEHLAALFTLLSSSEREQLSACVAVLERLLQALDPLYVIQNLREELRKGLFHPDDSVKILSISQVGRIVENSDAVREILNSPELLRQIINCIGGEKIAVAKEAIKSLSRIAQTQDGLEALFVSSLLSDLKNVMGTNDVVRYRVYELIVEISSVSADSLNYCANSGLISDLIGELTGDDVLVRATCIEMVTSLAHSPHGRQYLAQQGIIDKISNIIIGAESDPFSGFYLPGFIKFFGNLAVVDSPQQICERYPVFMEKVFEMAESHDPTMNGVAVDTLGILGSSVEGKQVLQKARGRFQNLLNKIGHQAKNAPTELRLRCLDAVSSLLYLPPEQQTEDLLRMTESWFSSLSSQPLELFRSISTQPFPDLHCGALRVFTAIANQAWAQKLMLNSPGFVEYIVDRSVEPDKASKDAKYELVKALVNSKTIAEIFGNQYYLRLRAYLNEGPYYVKAVSTTAVEGAE from the exons ATGGCGGAGGCGGTGGTGGAGCTCCTGGAGCGTGCGGCGCGGCGGGAGGCGCCGCTGGAAGAGCTGCGCGCCCTGCGGCTCGCTGTGCAGGCCGTGCCGCCCGCCGCCCTGCGCGCCCGCCTCAGCGACGAGCACCTGGCAGCGCTCTTCACCCTCCTCAGCTCCAGTGAGCG ggagcagctgtcTGCCTGCGTTGCCGTCCTGGAGAGGCTCCTTCAGGCCCTGGACCCGCTCTACGTGATCCAGAACCTCCGGGAGGAGCTGCGGAAGGGGCTTTTCCACCCGGACGACTCCGTGAAGATCCTCTCCATATCCCAG GTTGGGAGGATTGTTGAAAATTCAGATGCTGTTAGAGAAATTCTCAACAGTCCTGAACTACTACGGCAGATCATAAATTGCATTGGTGGTGAGAAAATAGCAGTGGCTAAAGAG GCCATCAAATCTCTCTCAAGAATAGCCCAAACACAAGATGGCTTAGAGGCTTTGTTTGTGAGCAGCTTGTTAAGTGACTTGAAAAATGTCATGGGAACAAATGATGTTGTTCGGTACAGAGTGTATGAG CTAATTGTTGAGATTTCTTCAGTGTCAGCAGATTCACTTAATTACTGTGCAAACAGTGGGTTAATATCAGACTTAATTGGAGAGTTGACTGGAGATGATGTTCTGGTCAG AGCTACGTGCATAGAGATGGTGACTTCACTGGCACATAGTCCCCATGGACGTCAGTATCTTGCTCAGCAAGGAATTATTGATAAGATTTCTAACATCATCATTGGTGCAGAGTCTGATCCTTTCTCAGGCTTCTACTTACCAG GATTTATTAAATTCTTTGGAAACCTGGCTGTTGTAGACAGCCCACAGCAGATCTGTGAGCGATATCCTGTCTTTATGGAGAAAGTCTTTGAAATGGCAGAAAGTCACGATCCAACCATGAATGGAGTAGCTGTGGACACGCTAGGAATCCTGGGATCAAGTGTGGAAGGCAAACAGGTTTTACAGAAAGCAA GAGGCAGATTTCAGAATCTGTTAAACAAAATAGGGCACCAGGCAAAGAATGCGCCCACGGAGCTGCGGCTTCGATGCTTGGATGCTGTTTCATCTCTTCTCTACTTGCCT CCAGAGCAGCAGACAGAAGACCTTTTAAGAATGACTGAGTCATGGTTCTCATCCTTGTCCAGCCAACCACTGGAACTCTTCAGGAGCATCAGTACTCAGCCGTTCCCTGATCTGCACTGTGGAGCTTTAAGGGTGTTCACT GCTATTGCAAATCAAGCTTGGGCTCAGAAGTTGATGCTCAACAGTCCAGGGTTTGTGGAATACATTGTAGACAGATCTGTGGAACCTGACAAAGCTTCGAAGGATGCCAAGTATGAACTGGTGAAGGCCCTTGTAAATTCTAAAACAATTGCAGAAATCTTTGGAAATCAGTATTACTTGAGGCTTAGGGCTTATTTGAATGAAGGCCCTTATTATGTTAAAGCAGTTTCTACTACAGCTGTGGAAGGAGCAGAATAA
- the PSMD5 gene encoding 26S proteasome non-ATPase regulatory subunit 5 isoform X1, giving the protein MAEAVVELLERAARREAPLEELRALRLAVQAVPPAALRARLSDEHLAALFTLLSSSEREQLSACVAVLERLLQALDPLYVIQNLREELRKGLFHPDDSVKILSISQVGRIVENSDAVREILNSPELLRQIINCIGGEKIAVAKELIVEISSVSADSLNYCANSGLISDLIGELTGDDVLVRATCIEMVTSLAHSPHGRQYLAQQGIIDKISNIIIGAESDPFSGFYLPGFIKFFGNLAVVDSPQQICERYPVFMEKVFEMAESHDPTMNGVAVDTLGILGSSVEGKQVLQKARGRFQNLLNKIGHQAKNAPTELRLRCLDAVSSLLYLPPEQQTEDLLRMTESWFSSLSSQPLELFRSISTQPFPDLHCGALRVFTAIANQAWAQKLMLNSPGFVEYIVDRSVEPDKASKDAKYELVKALVNSKTIAEIFGNQYYLRLRAYLNEGPYYVKAVSTTAVEGAE; this is encoded by the exons ATGGCGGAGGCGGTGGTGGAGCTCCTGGAGCGTGCGGCGCGGCGGGAGGCGCCGCTGGAAGAGCTGCGCGCCCTGCGGCTCGCTGTGCAGGCCGTGCCGCCCGCCGCCCTGCGCGCCCGCCTCAGCGACGAGCACCTGGCAGCGCTCTTCACCCTCCTCAGCTCCAGTGAGCG ggagcagctgtcTGCCTGCGTTGCCGTCCTGGAGAGGCTCCTTCAGGCCCTGGACCCGCTCTACGTGATCCAGAACCTCCGGGAGGAGCTGCGGAAGGGGCTTTTCCACCCGGACGACTCCGTGAAGATCCTCTCCATATCCCAG GTTGGGAGGATTGTTGAAAATTCAGATGCTGTTAGAGAAATTCTCAACAGTCCTGAACTACTACGGCAGATCATAAATTGCATTGGTGGTGAGAAAATAGCAGTGGCTAAAGAG CTAATTGTTGAGATTTCTTCAGTGTCAGCAGATTCACTTAATTACTGTGCAAACAGTGGGTTAATATCAGACTTAATTGGAGAGTTGACTGGAGATGATGTTCTGGTCAG AGCTACGTGCATAGAGATGGTGACTTCACTGGCACATAGTCCCCATGGACGTCAGTATCTTGCTCAGCAAGGAATTATTGATAAGATTTCTAACATCATCATTGGTGCAGAGTCTGATCCTTTCTCAGGCTTCTACTTACCAG GATTTATTAAATTCTTTGGAAACCTGGCTGTTGTAGACAGCCCACAGCAGATCTGTGAGCGATATCCTGTCTTTATGGAGAAAGTCTTTGAAATGGCAGAAAGTCACGATCCAACCATGAATGGAGTAGCTGTGGACACGCTAGGAATCCTGGGATCAAGTGTGGAAGGCAAACAGGTTTTACAGAAAGCAA GAGGCAGATTTCAGAATCTGTTAAACAAAATAGGGCACCAGGCAAAGAATGCGCCCACGGAGCTGCGGCTTCGATGCTTGGATGCTGTTTCATCTCTTCTCTACTTGCCT CCAGAGCAGCAGACAGAAGACCTTTTAAGAATGACTGAGTCATGGTTCTCATCCTTGTCCAGCCAACCACTGGAACTCTTCAGGAGCATCAGTACTCAGCCGTTCCCTGATCTGCACTGTGGAGCTTTAAGGGTGTTCACT GCTATTGCAAATCAAGCTTGGGCTCAGAAGTTGATGCTCAACAGTCCAGGGTTTGTGGAATACATTGTAGACAGATCTGTGGAACCTGACAAAGCTTCGAAGGATGCCAAGTATGAACTGGTGAAGGCCCTTGTAAATTCTAAAACAATTGCAGAAATCTTTGGAAATCAGTATTACTTGAGGCTTAGGGCTTATTTGAATGAAGGCCCTTATTATGTTAAAGCAGTTTCTACTACAGCTGTGGAAGGAGCAGAATAA